From a single Aspergillus puulaauensis MK2 DNA, chromosome 2, nearly complete sequence genomic region:
- a CDS encoding uncharacterized protein (COG:S;~EggNog:ENOG410PZRK;~InterPro:IPR011009), whose product MGTPWIGGQFQKYIFQGEDGSLWMMGEQISEKVIKSNPLSESIYNTSEAQAVFRCWQIRGPGVGKRAIVKVRMQIPEDLDDASPDPNVRAHEASDVYASATINEINALMWLTERGCSVTPPLLSLTHCRQGIDNVVPGGWLVFIVMERVPGVALTEFRTYDFAKRQKIRQAFRAGLTELYSHHVTQFDHSLANIMYDEKQDKCYFVDFEDADTHPEERVQKFHESEYEDWLLDDKKLVYGETDQVMLENGSLAWPTIHTNGMEKREIMLTVE is encoded by the exons ATGGGCACCCCATGGATAGGCGGCCAATTccagaaatatatctttcaaggtgaagatgggagTCTGTGGATGATGGGCGAGCAGATTTCTGAGAAGGTGATCAAGTCGAACCCATTGTCAGAATCCATCTATAATACTTCCGAGGCACAGGCTGTCTTTCGTTGCTGGCAGATCCGAGGCCCCGGTGTGGGAAAGAGAGCCATTGTCAAGGTTCGGATGCA GATACCTGAAGATCTTGACGATGCCTCTCCAGATCCAAACGTCCGGGCACACGAAGCCTCTGATGTTTATGCTAGTGCAACCATCAATGAGATTAATGCTTTGATGTGGCTCACTGAAAGAGGCTGTTCCGTgacccctcctctcctgtCCCTGACACACTGCCGACAGGGCATTGATAATGTTGTCCCGGGTGGGTGGCTAGTATTCATTGTGATGGAGAGGGTCCCCGGAGTGGCTCTGACTGAGTTTCGGACCTACGACTTTGCCAAACGACAGAAAATCAGACAGGCATTTCGCGCAGGTTTGAC TGAGCTGTACAGCCACCACGTTACCCAATTCGACCACAGTCTCGCGAATATCATGTATGATGAGAAACAGGACAAATG CTACTTTGTGGATTTCGAAGATGCCGATACTCACCCCGAAGAGCGCGTTCAAAAGTTCCACGAATCGGAGTACGAAGATTGGCTACTAGACGACAAGAAGCTCGTGTATGGAGAAACAGACCAGGTCATGTTGGAAAATGGGAGCCTGGCTTGGCCCACCATACATACAAACGGAATGGAAAAACGTGAGATTATGTTGACAGTCGAATGA
- a CDS encoding Tti2 family protein (COG:S;~EggNog:ENOG410PS8X;~InterPro:IPR018870,IPR016024;~PFAM:PF10521) — MEELRNAARGALQQPTPALIPESILSNITVPAAVDQLWQEISTRDNSDHAKILEDLLVAQGFLSGKTRESVSDADRAAINRLYGWASRIALPAPVFAETPEEPSPEAQEESRQRSTLAISVISSLAKLLPIEDAEPLYDVIIALTSFTSEQDEWTTHETYTTSTTLLNDFVERSEGSHFWATAESLLKTRIRPLFAKTKNPAITESGRKNFHPIPLPRFDMSILDPETKPWKTYDVYITTVYSWIVNQYKSTDRERFEAHFSLLVPPILTMIDDDSLPFKRHGCILLSQFLIPIQESKSDILRRTNLSSVFEDAIRPCFHSLPTITPEVDSIKLLAAAYPALRSLLQTSYRPALTQASQYSSIKHTKDKEAFISATTKTLRDHLIPSFHHISSADITSTSTFASFPHPRLSTLLLNEIAITCADLGVHTTKYLQDIIPLVYSTLSNMFGTTHPPLLISAVSVLRALILNAYPRIWRWRGEILGAICSCWVNVLDDEEESKTTGTKAPKDKASAPSSGDESKTAELTRLKKELQGSIYLLRYALENPAHVDNDEGQRGAKENIGREIQMLVDADESLKECLLADVYPDDGNYFGVGSGF; from the exons ATGGAAGAACTACGCAATGCAGCGCGCGGAGCTCTCCAGCAACCAACACCCGCTCTCATTCCTGAGTCAATCCTGAGCAATATTACTGTTCCAGCGGCCGTCGATCAGCTATGGCAAGAAATATCCACTCGTGACAACTCAGATCATGCCAAG ATTCTTGAAGATCTTCTCGTTGCTCAGGGATTCTTGAGCGGCAAGACCCGTGAGAGCGTGTCTGATGCAGATAGAGCCGCCATTAACAGGCTTTACGGATGGGCGAGTAGGATTGCTCTGCCAGCTCCAGTATTTGCGGAGACTCCAGAGGAGCCATCACCAGAAG CGCAAGAGGAGAGCCGGCAGCGGTCTACTCTGGCCATATCTGTCATTTCATCGCTAGCTAAACTGCTTCCAATTGAAGATGCCGAGCCATTGTATGACGTTATTATTGCTTTGACAAGCTTCACCTCTGAACAAGATGAATGGACTACACATGAGACTTACACAACCTCGACCACATTGCTGAATGATTTCGTTGAGAGATCTGAAGGTTCACATTTTTGGGCAACGGCGGAATCGTTACTCAAAACCCGGATCAGGCCTCTTTTTGCAAAAACTAAAAACCCGGCCATCACTGAATCTGGTCGAAAGAACTTCCACCCTATTCCTTTGCCGCGGTTCGATATGAGTATTTTGGACCCTGAGACTAAGCCGTGGAAGACGTATGATGTCTACATCACCACTGTCTATTCCTGGATTGTCAATCAGTATAAA TCTACCGATCGCGAGCGCTTCGAAGCACATTTCTCGCTTCTAGTTCCACCCATTCTCACCATGATAGACGATGACAGCCTTCCTTTTAAACGCCACGGCTGCATTCTGTTGTCACAATTCTTGATCCCCATCCAAGAAAGCAAATCCGATATTCTGCGACGAACCAATCTGTCATCCGTCTTCGAAGATGCCATCAGACCGTGTTTCCACTCCTTGCCCACAATCACCCCAGAAGTCGACTCTATTAAACTCCTTGCCGCAGCCTACCCAGCTCTCCGCTCTCTCCTCCAAACAAGTTACAGACCAGCCCTAACCCAGGCTAGCCAATACTCCTCAATAAAACACACGAAAGATAAGGAAGCATTCATAtccgcaacaaccaaaaCGCTACGCGACCACCTCATCCCGTCCTTCCACCACATCAGCTCAGCAGATATTACATCGACCTCTACTTTTGCGTCATTCCCCCACCCCCGTTTATCAACTCTCCTTCTCAATGAAATTGCTATCACATGTGCGGATTTGGGGGTCCACACTACCAAGTACCTCCAAGACATCATCCCTCTAGTGTATAGCACATTATCCAATATGTTTGGCACCACGCACCCGCCACTCCTCATCTCAGCAGTTTCTGTTTTGCGAGCGCTGATTCTCAATGCGTACCCGCGGAtatggagatggcgaggcgAAATTCTTGGTGCGATATGTTCATGCTGGGTTAATGTTctggatgacgaagaagagtCAAAGACCACGGGAACTAAAGCCCCGAAAGATAAAGCATCGGCGCCGTCTTCCGGAGATGAAAGCAAAACCGCAGAGTTGACGCGGTTAAAAAAGGAATTGCAGGGCTCGATATATCTGTTGAGATATGCACTTGAGAATCCCGCTCACGTAGATAACGATGAAGGGCAACGAGGGGCTAAAGAGAATATTGGGCGAGAGATACAGATGTTGGTTGACGCTGATGAGAGCTTGAAAGAGTGTCTTCTCGCGGATGTATACCCGGATGATGGGAATTATTTCGGGGTTGGAAGTGGTTTTtga
- a CDS encoding TRAPP III-specific subunit 85 family protein (BUSCO:EOG09260W8D;~COG:D;~EggNog:ENOG410PKG3;~InterPro:IPR024420;~PFAM:PF12739) produces the protein MTSPGDGAPVKPPPSFSPGVPRVPSKTRYPHQRRDSSSPLDAERVEPRIASSSPTPPLSNATAELPLRTASPHARSVRSSTPQLRTSLGSPVDGRADAALDTRSLIIRSFSPVIGVYASPDTDELVRQKGFKGGFCELIRPFGENVPGKLIVRDSVGSSRGWEDYGVRFVDLGEICQPPNDANQTRNSPLSQVETVLEKHLDSIDGPASGSLHPKDLIGLSSTSPLYKLYLRQLLSIGSAAPYETFRHPVASIIAISSGNSAPLESLRQLYADTNNGQRKVPDWINPEYLRYYVLVHDEDHDDISESTKLYDQMKRHFGLHCHLLRLRSNQCVVTDDDSVQMPECEWLSPSERLLDRAEPLVDLDSDGLLYLFESDVMSIKGLVRELVAQSVIPFMENRVAVWNDQVASRRRGISGRFMSMSRKWAGFGSGSRSSSGSGGASGNYNVSQGFYHFDHSEAILRKMADYAFMLRDWKLAASTYELLRSDYANDKAWKYHAGAYEMSAVSTLLNPLGMGSKTKVEGLDQMIDTACYSYLTRCSDPAATLRCLNLAVELLRSRGGSAAESAAKWAMRAMDLGLVESIGQGLLSERISSCYASRAPPNGVRFGGRHRKAGMWSLFAADMWLRLGKPSLASACLEEAERLYADILGSDGVFPMPEMQTFVDNLRLSVKVGYLEARGLDVREETGSTDPLDVVETSEKLDRRMNRRSLIGTALDTTALAGLQTARDGEFVPSDDFERA, from the exons ATGACATCGCCCGGAGATGGTGCTCCGGTCAAACCTCCGCCGTCCTTCTCGCCCGGCGTGCCGCGTGTCCCTTCCAAGACGAGATACCCTCACCAGCGGCGCGACTCGTCCTCGCCTTTGGACGCGGAAAGGGTGGAACCGAGGATAGCCTCGTCGTCTCCGACACCCCCGCTATCAAATGCCACCGCTGAGCTTCCCCTTCGAACTGCGTCCCCCCATGCCAGATCGGTCCGGTCATCGACCCCGCAACTACGGACATCACTGGGGTCACCAGTAGATGGGAGAGCCGATGCTGCCCTGGATACGCGATCTTTGATCATCCGTTCATTCTCACCCGTTATTGGGGTCTATGCATCCCCCGACACCGACGAACTGGTACGGCAAAAAGGCTTCAAGGGTGGGTTCTGCGAGTTGATTCGGCCTTTCGGGGAAAATGTACCGGGCAAGCTTATCGTTCGAGATAGCGTGGGCTCAAGTCGCGGCTGGGAGGATTACGGGGTTCGGTTCGTTGATTTGGGCGAGATATGCCAGCCCCCCAACGACGCGAACCAGACACGCAATTCGCCTCTATCTCAAGTTGAAACAGTCCTGGAGAAACATCTGGACTCAATTGACGGCCCGGCAAGCGGGTCATTACATCCAAAAGATCTAATAGGTCTCTCATCCACTTCGCCTTTATATAAGCTATATCTCCGCCAACTGCTATCGATCGGCTCTGCCGCACCCTATGAAACATTTCGCCATCCTGTAGCGAGCATAATTGCCATCAGCTCTGGCAACTCTGCACCTCTGGAATCCCTTCGACAACTGTACGCAGACACCAACAATGGCCAGCGGAAAGTACCGGACTGGATAAACCCAGAGTATCTACGTTACTATGTACTTGTTCACGATGAAGACCACGACGACATCTCAGAATCAACCAAGCTCTATGACCAGATGAAGCGCCACTTCGGTCTACATTGCCACCTCCTGAGACTTCGCAGTAATCAATGTGTTGTCACGGATGATGATAGCGTACAGATGCCAGAATGCGAGTGGCTATCGCCCTCGGAGCGACTTCTCGACAGAGCAG AACCATTGGTCGACCTTGATTCCGACGGCCTTCTCTACTTATTCGAATCTGATGTGATGTCCATCAAAGGCCTCGTCCGAGAGCTCGTCGCGCAGTCCGTTATACCATTTATGGAGAACCGGGTAGCTGTTTGGAACGATCAAGTAGCGTCGAGAAGGCGTGGTATTAGTGGTCGGTTTATGTCGATGTCGCGCAAATGGGCGGGCTTCGGATCCGGCTCTCGCTCCAGCTCTGGTTCCGGGGGAGCAAGCGGGAATTATAATGTGTCCCAAGGTTTTTATCATTTCGATCACTCCGAAGCCATATTACGAAAAATGGCAGACTATGCTTTCATGCTTCGTGATTGGAAACTGGCTGCGTCTACGTATGAACTTCTCCGTTCCGACTACGCAAATGACAAAGCCTGGAAATATCACGCTGGTGCGTACGAAATGTCCGCAGTGAGCACACTGCTGAACCCTCTGGGAATGGGCTCGAAGACTAAAGTTGAGGGCCTCGATCAGATGATCGACACTGCTTGCTATTCTTATCTGACTCGGTGCTCGGACCCTGCTGCTACATTACGCTGCCTGAATCTAGCAGTTGAACTGTTGAGATCGCGTGGAGGTTCCGCAGCCGAAAGCGCAGCCAAATGGGCCATGCGGGCCATGGACCTAGGGCTAGTGGAGTCGATTGGGCAGGGCCTTCTCAGCGAGAGGATATCGTCATGCTACGCTTCTCGAGCGCCCCCGAATGGAGTTCGATTTGGTGGTCGTCACCGGAAAGCCGGAATGTGGAGTCTCTTCGCTGCTGACATGTGGCTTAGACTTGGTAAGCCATCGCTGGCGTCCGCGTGTCTTGAGGAGGCAGAACGTCTCTACGCGGACATCTTGGGCAGCGATGGTGTATTCCCTATGCCGGAGATGCAAACTTTCGTCGACAATCTCCGACTTTCCGTGAAAGTCGGGTATCTCGAAGCTCGTGGTTTAGATGTCAGAGAGGAGACAGGCAGTACCGACCCCTTGGACGTCGTGGAGACCAGTGAAAAGCTAGACAGGCGCATGAACCGGAGGTCCTTGATTGGCACTGCCTTAGACACTACAGCTCTCGCAGGGCTTCAAACGGCGAGAGACGGGGAATTCGTGCCCAGTGACGATTTTGAACGAGCATAA
- the rad18 gene encoding E3 ubiquitin-protein ligase RAD18 (COG:L;~EggNog:ENOG410PJ1F;~InterPro:IPR001841,IPR003034,IPR017907,IPR004580, IPR039577,IPR006642,IPR013083;~PFAM:PF13920,PF00097,PF13445,PF13923;~go_function: GO:0003677 - DNA binding [Evidence IEA];~go_function: GO:0003697 - single-stranded DNA binding [Evidence IEA];~go_function: GO:0061630 - ubiquitin protein ligase activity [Evidence IEA];~go_process: GO:0006281 - DNA repair [Evidence IEA];~go_process: GO:0006301 - postreplication repair [Evidence IEA];~go_process: GO:0006513 - protein monoubiquitination [Evidence IEA]), protein MEPTFDIPDSTDWLDTPLTLLAPFESSLRCQVCKDFFDNPVITSCSHTFCSLCIRRCLSTEGKCPTCRSSDQELKLRRNWVVQELVEGFKNARPGVLQLARRAVQSNGTTGNDGEDEFTEQPTSKKRKIEQDADQDGSGSSAGEGIRTRSQSRGVTRQAQATPIEILDDIQDEEYIPDGLVACPICSRRMKDEAVFRHLDTCTGAAPEPKPAAFGSLLSAPRKPLPNATDKPPERLPVINYSLMKESSLRRKLKDLGIPNWGPRPLLQKRHTEWMNLWNANCDSKAPKSKRELLRELGVWEGTQGGNSVTPTDPTSSVMRKDFDTGEWSANYNTDFKQLIANARKKNDAVVRSTIPGASQGTSNETHSAQPVQPPDTPISQGLNPDIDPKVDVQRVRNSPQTLNVENATMKLPVNTVGEADVQAIPMSPS, encoded by the exons ATGGAGCCGACATTCGACATCCCCGACTCGACCGACTGGCTGGACACGCCGCTCACGCTTCTCGCGCCGTTCGaatcctccctccgctgCCAGGTCTGCAAGGACTTTTTTGACAACCCGGTGATTACATCTTGCAGTCATACGTTTTGCTCGCTATGTATTCGACGGTGTCTAAGTACTGAGGGGAAATGTCCCACGTGTCGGAGCTCCGACCAGGAGTTGAAGCTGCGTCGAAATTGGGTGGTGCAGGAACTCGTTGAGGGGTTTAAGAATGCTCGGCCGGGCGTTCTAcagctggcgaggagggcggtTCAGAGCAATGGGACCACGGGAaatgacggcgaggatgaatTTACGGAGCAGCCCACGTCCAAGAAGCGTAAAATAGAGCAAGACGCGGACCAGGACGGGTCAGGTAGTTCTGCTGGGGAGGGTATTCGCACGCGATCACAGAGTCGAGGTGTCACACGACAGGCCCAGGCTACTCCTATTGAGATTTTGGATGATATTCAGGACGAGGAGTACATTCCAG ATGGCTTAGTCGCGTGCCCAATCTGCTCACGCAGGATGAAGGACGAGGCCGTGTTCCGCCATCTCGATACATGCACAGGTGCTGCTCCTGAACCGAAACCGGCAGCATTTGG TTCTTTGCTGTCTGCGCCTCGAAAACCGTTACCGAATGCTACAGATAAACCACCAGAGAGGCTTCCGGTTATAAATTATTCCTTAATGAAAGAGTCCTCACTGCGCAGAAAACTCAAAGACCTGGGTATACCGAACTGGGGCCCGCGGCCCCTGCTGCAAAAGCGACACACCGAATGGATGAATTTATGGAACGCCAACTGTGACTCCAAAGCCCCAAAGTCTAAACGTGAATTATTGCGAGAATTGGGTGTCTGGGAGGGAACGCAAGGTGGTAATTCGGTGACTCCAACTGACCCGACGAGCTCCGTAATGCGCAAGGATTTCGATACAGGGGAGTGGTCGGCAAACTATAACACTGATTTCAAGCAACTGATTGCCAATGCGCGAAAGAAGAACGATGCGGTTGTTCGCTCAACAATACCCGGCGCATCACAGGGGACGTCGAACGAGACCCACAGCGCCCAACCCGTGCAGCCACCCGATACCCCAATCTCCCAGGGATTGAACCCTGATATCGATCCCAAGGTCGACGTCCAGAGAGTGCGGAACAGTCCCCAGACATTGAACGTGGAAAATGCGACAATGAAACTGCCGGTTAATACCGTGGGTGAGGCTGATGTTCAGGCAATACCGATGTCCCCCTCCTAA
- a CDS encoding putative vacuolar sorting protein SNF7 family protein (COG:U;~EggNog:ENOG410PIFR;~InterPro:IPR005024;~PFAM:PF03357;~go_process: GO:0007034 - vacuolar transport [Evidence IEA]) — translation MGDLLNYILSQDSFRKNRLPSLYSDFSIQKKTNPDGYHVNVAAWEQVLTKAARNGYISTHSHDATGQRRKANHLSIKVDENLVRDLENPEWGRPVALGAVFEDAVWNRTMVPVQLYNASATSLRKPQWGLIDTTALSPWNVMTWGLKQIKGVVVGSGSDGPRLQPQVLVLVGNLQEAGEKVVKQAMGASPSRADLVYSKESFMEKFGTVLDQETELSDTDFEVLLLHLSRDKGAIAFDGKTIRFRPSNDSPKEVSEQDTTIASIKTLTATITRQVENLEKKIADLNATAKAALSNKNRVSALAVVRSKKLAEHNLQQRLDTLTQLEQVYLKIEQASDQIEYVKVMEASTGVLRGLNDQVGDVSKVEDVVDELREEMSKVDEIGNIMGEAGPQIDEAEIDDELEELESKEREAKEEQEAEKTRKQLAELDNRGLETPVQKTPAEQSVDSALNDSIEKLSRMSVEEGQ, via the exons ATGGGCGACCTACTCAACTACATCCTCTCCCAAGACTCTTTCAGAAA AAACCGTCTCCCCTCGCTTTACTCCGACTTCTCGATCCAAAAGAAGACAAACCCCGACGGGTACCACGTGAACGTTGCAGCATGGGAGCAAGTGTTGACGAAAGCCGCACGCAACGGATATATCTCCACACATTCACACGATGCGACGGGGCAGCGCCGCAAGGCAAACCACCTCAGTATCAAGGTTGACGAGAACTTAGTTCGGGATTTAGAGAACCCGGAGTGGGGGAGGCCAGTTGCGCTGGGTGCTGTTTTT GAAGATGCGGTCTGGAATCGAACGATGGTGCCGGTGCAGTTGTATAATGCAAGTGCGACGAGTCTGCGGAAACCACAATGGGGTCTTATTGATACGACGGCACTCAGTCCGTGGAATGTTATGACGTGGGGGTTAAAGCAGATAAAGGGTGTTGTAGTTGGTTCTGGCTCTGATGGGCCGAGGTTGCAACCTCAGGTGTTGGTCTTGGTGGGAAATCTTCAG GAGGCTGGGGAGAAAGTAGTAAAGCAGGCAATGGGAGCGAGTCCTTCGAGGGCAGATCTTGTTTATTCGAAAGAAAGCTTTATGGAAAAGTTCGGGACGGTTCTAGATCAGGAAACCGAGCTGTCTGATACTGATTTCGAAGTTCTATTGCTCCATCTATCCCGTGATAAGGGTGCCATCGCCTTTGACGGCAAG ACAATCAGGTTCCGGCCCTCGAACGACTCCCCAAAGGAAGTTTCCGAACAAGACACAACCATTGCATCCATCAAGACTCTTACAGCAACGATAACGAGACAGGTCGAAAACctagagaagaagatcgcGGATCTTAATGCAACTGCAAAAGCTGCCCTGAGCAATAAAAACCGGGTGTCAGCCCTCGCTGTCGTGCGGTCGAAGAAGCTTGCGGAGCATAATCTGCAGCAGAGACTTGATACTCTCACACAACTCGAGCAAGTCTATCTCAAGATTGAACAGGCCTCTGACCAAATCGAATATGTCAAGGTGATGGAAGCCAGCACGGGCGTTCTTCGAGGCCTGAACGATCAGGTCGGAGACGTTTCCAAGGTCGAGGATGTGGTCGACGAACTGCGCGAGGAGATGTCCAAGGTGGACGAGATTGGAAATATTATGGGCGAAGCTGGTCCTCAGattgacgaggctgagattgatgacgagctcgaggagTTGGAGTCCAAGGAGCGAGAAGCcaaggaggagcaggaggcagagaagacCCGGAAGCAGCTTGCCGAGCTCGACAATCGTGGTCTGGAAACACCAGTCCAGAAAACACCGGCCGAACAGAGCGTTGATTCCGCCTTGAACGACAGTATCGAGAAGCTTTCACGAATGTccgttgaagaaggccaaTGA
- the CCA1 gene encoding tRNA adenylyltransferase (COG:J;~EggNog:ENOG410PHA4;~InterPro:IPR043519,IPR032828,IPR002646;~PFAM:PF12627,PF01743;~go_function: GO:0003723 - RNA binding [Evidence IEA];~go_function: GO:0016779 - nucleotidyltransferase activity [Evidence IEA];~go_process: GO:0006396 - RNA processing [Evidence IEA]) codes for MFTSSLTFPRRIPSRLTRATGYLISNPSPRLPLRVFLQRTPFLFVSYSRYMSRRQVSDSPSPRANKRRRISTASSEEARPAVMIAAAQQLPTIELTPLENTFKTLLLDVCQYIQERDVAAGKTSADTSNTVLRFTGGWVRDKLLGVESHDIDVAINNMTGYQFGNLLIEYLETPGNLDKYRNGNEKDELEKAFSSLHKIEANPEKSKHLETVTTKIFGYDVDLVNLRKETYTENSRTPQMEFGSADEDALRRDATINALFYNLNESKVEDLTKRGLDDMRDEIIRTPLEPYQTFKDDPLRVLRLIRFASRLGFRIDKDTESAMQHSDIGTALKLKISRERVGIEVEKMLRGPDPRGALNTIDRLNLYPIIFANYQDDATADPSSWSLAYNALHRFLFSNDEPEAVGRLRTLLIRDSLQQYYAWVITAFAPWSAVPTRPQKGKPLPPRMAEAARDALRSDNKTVTILKHAASNWRNIINVKTEVVDETLQGTAAEIRQQVGLHIRSWSMDWRLCIILSVLQEIMQGGDFAAVVQSYDKFLSYIVEQDLQDVCELKPIVNGGEVMSAIPAKKGPWVSKALELAIQWQLLHPEIQDKQKALEYLESKKGEFAV; via the coding sequence ATGTTCACCTCTTCTCTCACTTTTCCTCGACGAATTCCCTCCCGACTGACACGAGCAACGGGGTACCTGATTAGCAACCCCTCCCCGCGACTGCCCCTCCGCGTTTTCCTACAGCGCACCCCGTTCCTATTTGTTTCATACAGTCGTTATATGAGCCGTCGTCAGGTTTCcgattctccttctccccgcgCAAACAAGAGGCGTCGAATTTCCACGGCTTCCTCGGAGGAAGCTCGTCCTGCAGTCATGATCGCAGCCGCGCAGCAACTCCCAACCATTGAACTCACACCTCTCGAAAACACATTCAAAACACTGCTCCTCGATGTCTGTCAATATATCCAGGAGCGCGACGTAGCAGCTGGGAAGACCAGTGCTGATACCTCAAACACTGTCCTTCGGTTCACGGGAGGTTGGGTGCGGGACAAGCTCCTAGGAGTGGAAAGCCATGATATTGACGTCGCGATCAATAACATGACCGGTTACCAGTTTGGGAATCTACTCATAGAGTATCTGGAAACTCCGGGGAACCTGGACAAGTATCGAAACGGCAATGAGAAGGATGAATTAGAGAAAGCATTCAGCAGTCTTCACAAAATCGAAGCGAACCCGGAGAAATCAAAGCACCTGGAAACAGTTACAACAAAGATCTTTGGCTACGATGTGGATTTAGTCAACCTTCGAAAGGAGACTTATACCGAGAACAGCCGGACACCCCAAATGGAGTTTGGGAGtgcggatgaagatgccTTGCGCCGAGATGCCACTATAAATGCTCTCTTTTACAACTTGAATGAGTCCAAGGTCGAGGACCTTACTAAAAGGGGGCTAGATGACATGCGAGACGAAATCATTCGCACTCCGCTGGAGCCATACCAGACGTTCAAGGATGACCCTCTTCGAGTGTTGCGACTCATTCGCTTTGCTAGCCGACTAGGATTTCGCATCGACAAAGATACAGAGAGCGCAATGCAGCACAGTGACATTGGTACAGCTCTTAAACTCAAGATCAGTAGGGAGCGTGTAGGCATCGAGGTGGAAAAGATGCTTCGAGGCCCAGATCCCCGTGGGGCGCTTAACACCATCGATCGCCTTAATCTGTACCCCATTATTTTTGCCAACTATCAGGACGACGCCACCGCAGACCCATCCTCGTGGTCGCTTGCTTATAATGCGCTCCACCGCTTTTTATTCTCAAATGATGAGCCAGAAGCTGTCGGTCGTCTTCGCACGTTGCTCATCCGTGACTCTCTCCAACAATATTATGCTTGGGTGATCACCGCATTTGCTCCTTGGTCTGCTGTACCAACCCGTCCTCAGAAGGGGAAACCGTTACCGCCGCGTATGGCGGAGGCCGCCCGCGATGCTTTGCGCTCGGATAACAAGACGGTGACGATTCTGAAACATGCCGCAAGCAACTGGCGCAATATTATCAACGTCAAAACCGAGGTCGTCGATGAAACACTGCAAGGAACAGCTGCAGAGATTCGACAACAGGTTGGGCTACATATCCGGTCTTGGAGTATGGACTGGAGGCTTTGTATTATCTTGTCCGTTCTACAGGAGATCATGCAGGGAGGAGACTTTGCCGCAGTGGTGCAGAGCTATGATAAGTTCCTCTCGTACATTGTAGAACAGGATCTCCAGGATGTCTGTGAGCTAAAGCCTATCGTAAACGGAGGCGAGGTCATGAGTGCAATCCCAGCCAAAAAGGGACCCTGGGTGTCCAAAGCCCTCGAGCTAGCGATACAGTGGCAGCTGTTGCACCCCGAGATTCAAGACAAGCAAAAAGCACTGGAGTATCTTGAGTCTAAGAAAGGCGAATTTGCTGTATGA